In the Leptolyngbya sp. SIO1E4 genome, one interval contains:
- a CDS encoding DUF2141 domain-containing protein: MRSLDRCVRLAALGLAATLGCLMVSAQAQAEFTGNLTVEIDGFRDRSGQVCLALFSGSQGFPEVDGDEVSTQCVSLSEPISEASTIVTLDNLTLGNYAIALYHDSNGDAVLNTNQWGIPTEGFGFSNNPPVTIGPASYQDSMFLLAGTNTTIQITLQYL, encoded by the coding sequence ATGAGAAGTCTTGATCGCTGTGTCCGGCTTGCTGCTCTAGGTTTGGCAGCTACTCTGGGCTGTTTAATGGTGTCGGCTCAGGCACAGGCTGAATTCACGGGCAACCTGACGGTGGAAATTGACGGATTTCGAGATCGCAGCGGGCAAGTTTGTTTAGCTTTATTTTCAGGCAGTCAGGGCTTCCCAGAAGTTGATGGAGATGAAGTCAGCACCCAGTGTGTTAGCCTCTCTGAGCCCATCTCTGAAGCATCCACAATCGTGACGTTGGATAATTTGACCTTGGGTAATTACGCGATCGCCCTTTACCACGACAGCAACGGTGATGCTGTCCTCAACACAAACCAATGGGGGATTCCAACCGAGGGCTTTGGCTTTTCTAACAACCCTCCTGTCACCATAGGGCCAGCCAGCTACCAAGATTCGATGTTTCTCTTAGCAGGCACCAACACGACCATCCAAATCACACTGCAGTACCTCTAG
- a CDS encoding response regulator transcription factor: MRIVIVEDDPVMQLGLEQFLEDCESFQVVGRAEDGYSGIALTLDLSPDLVVMDIGLPQLDGIAATQQIKQKRPDVRVVILTSHTADVEMIAALASGADAYCIKGTSLEQLEVAVNCANNGATYLDPQIARRVIGHLQYTHPTTPAIDLSNRELDILRLIVDGKSNPEIASELFLSVSTVKTHLRNIMNKLSVDDRVQAAVVALRTGLV; this comes from the coding sequence CTGCGAATTGTGATTGTCGAAGACGATCCGGTTATGCAGTTAGGGCTAGAGCAGTTTTTGGAAGATTGTGAAAGCTTTCAGGTGGTCGGGCGAGCAGAGGATGGCTATTCAGGGATTGCGCTAACGCTGGATTTAAGTCCGGATTTAGTCGTGATGGATATTGGCCTTCCACAGCTAGATGGGATTGCAGCGACCCAGCAAATTAAACAGAAGCGGCCTGATGTCCGGGTTGTGATACTTACCTCCCACACCGCAGATGTTGAAATGATCGCAGCCCTAGCCAGCGGTGCCGATGCCTACTGTATTAAAGGCACTAGCCTTGAACAGTTAGAGGTCGCAGTTAACTGCGCGAATAATGGAGCTACATACTTAGATCCGCAGATTGCTCGTCGTGTGATTGGCCATTTACAATACACCCACCCGACAACCCCGGCCATTGACTTATCGAATCGAGAACTCGACATCCTCAGGCTGATTGTAGACGGTAAAAGTAACCCTGAAATTGCCTCTGAGCTGTTTCTGAGTGTCAGTACGGTGAAGACCCACCTCCGCAACATCATGAACAAACTCTCGGTCGATGATCGGGTGCAAGCGGCGGTCGTGGCTTTGCGAACTGGGCTAGTCTAG
- a CDS encoding serine hydrolase — translation MPRPLMTLSFVLGAIPAISMLPIPSSAIAQMQISPQAALERLFTTPQLQAEWFAPAMLNQFPLSQAQQLIAEMQADFGAYQEVQPSGELYLVLFERGRVAAQITLNSRGQIAGLFFQPAPMAISLDEAIEQLQAFPGEVNFLVLEDQSELAALNADNPLAVGSTFKLAVLAALRQQIESDQRSWGDVVELRPEWKSLPSGFLHTWPDGTQLTLETLATLMISMSDNTATDALIHVLGRASIEAYTLRNRPFLTTREFFILKAPQNISVLERYRSLSSLQGRQQILDEIASYPLPDVGAASSTHEGQSQEQLTASEIGYFFTPHELCALMAQVADLPLMGVNPAPGVVNAEDWARVAFKGGSIPGVLNLTHQLEAESGKTYCVSMTWNHSEAPLDEMRLSTLYGAVIKGLSNNP, via the coding sequence ATGCCCCGCCCCCTGATGACCCTCTCTTTCGTTTTGGGAGCTATCCCTGCGATTTCGATGCTCCCAATCCCTTCATCCGCGATCGCGCAAATGCAAATCTCCCCCCAAGCTGCCCTGGAAAGACTCTTCACAACTCCCCAGCTTCAAGCCGAGTGGTTTGCTCCGGCCATGCTTAACCAGTTTCCGCTGTCGCAGGCGCAGCAATTGATTGCAGAGATGCAGGCAGATTTCGGCGCTTATCAGGAGGTGCAGCCATCCGGAGAGCTTTATCTCGTGCTTTTTGAACGGGGTCGAGTCGCTGCTCAAATTACCCTCAACAGTCGCGGTCAGATCGCAGGGTTGTTCTTTCAGCCTGCGCCCATGGCCATCAGTTTAGACGAGGCGATTGAACAGCTACAGGCTTTTCCGGGAGAGGTTAATTTCCTAGTGTTAGAAGACCAGTCTGAATTAGCAGCCCTCAACGCTGACAATCCCCTGGCAGTTGGCTCTACCTTCAAGCTGGCAGTCCTAGCGGCGCTGCGTCAGCAAATTGAATCAGATCAGCGTTCTTGGGGAGATGTGGTTGAACTCCGCCCTGAGTGGAAAAGTTTACCCAGTGGCTTCCTGCACACCTGGCCAGATGGAACGCAGCTCACCTTAGAAACGTTAGCCACCCTGATGATTTCTATGAGTGACAACACCGCCACTGATGCGTTGATTCACGTGCTCGGACGAGCATCCATAGAAGCCTACACTCTCAGAAACCGCCCATTTTTAACAACCCGCGAATTTTTTATTCTGAAAGCGCCCCAAAACATATCGGTGCTAGAGCGTTATCGCAGCCTCAGCTCACTGCAGGGACGACAGCAAATACTGGATGAAATCGCGAGCTATCCCCTCCCTGATGTGGGCGCTGCAAGCAGCACCCACGAAGGGCAATCTCAGGAACAACTCACAGCATCAGAGATTGGATATTTTTTCACCCCACATGAACTCTGTGCACTCATGGCTCAGGTGGCAGATTTACCCCTCATGGGTGTGAACCCGGCACCGGGGGTTGTCAATGCCGAAGATTGGGCTAGGGTCGCCTTTAAAGGGGGGTCTATCCCTGGTGTCTTAAATTTGACCCATCAGCTAGAAGCTGAAAGTGGCAAGACTTATTGTGTTTCAATGACTTGGAATCATTCAGAAGCGCCCCTCGATGAAATGCGCCTGTCTACACTTTATGGCGCTGTCATCAAGGGACTCAGCAATAACCCGTAG
- a CDS encoding DUF3267 domain-containing protein, translating into MVIDAKDSLIYVFKLNRRLVLQWMSAGTGLFVMSLIGVSVLYNTAHQRSWVASLSLSSDQLWGYGNLLLGLIVLPMATIIVHEGIHGLAFKAFGGAPYYGVGIQHLLPYAYATAPGQRFSRNEFLVIILAPLVVINTVALVLMGIFPQLAWLGWAVVINTSGAIGDLWMAGIVYQYPSSIMVEDRREGMALYASSTVAAKVLAHPLPHRSGLNSVWSVMSWTVIIFALFTFVGSLLLIPLDLLQVPSFQMSLGNWVLLQWEQTDQEIGISSSPLAVGAISLILALLIVSLNRCLRR; encoded by the coding sequence ATGGTGATAGATGCTAAAGACTCTCTTATTTATGTGTTTAAGCTCAATCGCCGCCTAGTTTTGCAATGGATGAGCGCAGGGACTGGGCTATTTGTGATGAGTTTAATCGGCGTTAGTGTTCTATACAACACCGCCCACCAGCGTTCTTGGGTGGCATCACTCTCATTGAGTTCTGATCAGCTCTGGGGCTATGGAAATCTGCTCTTAGGGTTGATTGTGTTGCCCATGGCAACCATCATCGTTCATGAAGGCATTCATGGGTTAGCCTTTAAAGCCTTTGGCGGTGCTCCGTACTACGGTGTCGGTATCCAACATTTGCTCCCTTATGCCTATGCCACAGCACCCGGTCAGCGGTTTTCTCGCAATGAGTTTTTGGTGATTATCTTAGCGCCGCTGGTAGTTATTAACACCGTTGCACTGGTTTTGATGGGGATATTTCCACAACTTGCCTGGTTAGGGTGGGCAGTGGTTATTAACACCTCTGGCGCCATTGGGGATCTCTGGATGGCTGGCATTGTTTATCAATATCCTTCGTCAATCATGGTGGAAGATCGCCGTGAAGGGATGGCGCTTTATGCATCCTCAACCGTTGCAGCTAAAGTTCTGGCCCATCCCCTTCCACATCGGTCAGGGTTAAATAGTGTCTGGTCGGTCATGAGCTGGACCGTCATTATTTTTGCACTATTCACCTTTGTTGGATCTCTGCTGCTGATTCCACTCGATCTTTTGCAAGTGCCTTCATTTCAGATGAGTCTTGGAAACTGGGTGCTTTTACAGTGGGAGCAAACCGACCAGGAGATTGGCATCTCCTCCAGTCCGCTGGCGGTAGGGGCGATCTCGCTTATCCTGGCTTTACTCATCGTTAGCCTGAATCGATGCTTGAGACGATAA
- a CDS encoding histidine--tRNA ligase, translating to MATIQALRGTRDILPEETPLWQWVESTARDLLHRSAYREIRPPLFEQTHLFERGIGEATDVVGKEMYTFEDRGGRSITLRPEITAGLVRAVNEHKLMAQGGVQRLWHVGPAFRYERPQAGRQRQFHQLDVELIGSAAPRADAEVIAIATALLQALGLKSLTMDLNSVGSGDDRQRYRDALIQFLTPHKADLDPDSQDRLERNPLRILDSKDEKTQAIVQDAPQLLTYLSDESRQHFDRVQQYLSDLGIAYQLNPRLVRGLDYYTHTAFEIQSADLGAQATVCGGGRYDGLIAQLGGPETPAIGWAIGLERLTLLLKQLAADPTPSMDVYVVSRGEAAEGVALKMAHTLRQAGLAVEMDLSGAAFGKQFKRADRSGAVMCLILGEAEAEQGTVQLKWLTTGEQQELTQDAVISEASTFRQKIAAARAAS from the coding sequence ATGGCGACAATTCAGGCACTGCGGGGCACCCGTGACATTTTGCCCGAAGAAACTCCCCTTTGGCAGTGGGTCGAGTCTACCGCCCGAGATTTGCTGCACCGATCGGCCTATCGGGAAATTCGCCCCCCTTTATTTGAGCAAACACATCTTTTTGAGCGGGGCATTGGGGAAGCCACCGATGTCGTCGGCAAGGAGATGTATACCTTTGAAGATCGCGGCGGACGCTCCATTACCCTGCGCCCTGAAATTACGGCTGGTCTTGTGCGCGCAGTCAATGAGCATAAGCTGATGGCTCAGGGCGGCGTGCAGCGGCTCTGGCATGTGGGGCCTGCTTTTCGCTACGAGCGCCCCCAGGCGGGCAGACAACGACAGTTTCATCAGCTCGATGTGGAACTCATTGGGTCGGCGGCTCCCCGTGCCGATGCCGAGGTGATTGCGATCGCCACAGCGCTGCTGCAGGCCCTGGGCCTCAAGTCTCTCACGATGGATCTCAACTCTGTCGGTAGCGGTGACGATCGACAGCGATATCGAGACGCGTTAATTCAGTTCCTGACCCCCCATAAAGCCGATCTAGATCCTGACTCTCAAGATCGGCTAGAGCGCAACCCTCTGCGAATTTTAGACAGCAAAGATGAGAAAACCCAGGCGATCGTTCAAGATGCCCCTCAGCTGTTGACCTATCTCAGCGATGAGTCGCGGCAGCACTTTGATCGGGTGCAGCAGTACCTGAGTGATTTAGGGATTGCCTATCAGCTCAATCCACGCTTGGTGCGGGGGCTTGACTACTACACCCACACCGCCTTCGAAATTCAATCAGCTGACTTGGGTGCCCAGGCAACCGTCTGTGGCGGGGGCCGATACGATGGCTTGATTGCACAGCTGGGCGGGCCAGAGACCCCAGCGATTGGGTGGGCGATCGGGCTTGAACGACTGACTCTTCTCCTTAAGCAGCTGGCGGCAGACCCCACCCCCTCAATGGATGTCTATGTGGTTTCTCGGGGTGAGGCGGCTGAGGGGGTTGCCTTAAAGATGGCCCATACCCTGCGGCAGGCGGGCCTCGCCGTCGAGATGGACTTGAGCGGGGCCGCCTTTGGCAAACAGTTTAAGCGAGCCGATCGCAGCGGAGCCGTGATGTGCCTCATCCTGGGGGAGGCTGAAGCAGAACAGGGCACAGTCCAGCTGAAGTGGCTAACAACCGGAGAACAGCAAGAACTTACCCAGGATGCCGTTATTAGCGAAGCCAGCACCTTCCGCCAAAAAATTGCCGCTGCCCGAGCAGCCTCGTGA
- a CDS encoding nucleotidyltransferase domain-containing protein: MAEVDQILRSLVSIIASYFPGRVRGQYLVGSYATGTTIATSDLDIVVVLKERLQPSEVEQIPQVRAACQQQSAISIDLKFIEETHLLETGGVKFQTHSRCLWGEDIRASVPLKPIDAHIRDSMHGQYSLFARVRGNPEHLVFPLDYPDPEGEFYGYDWRPVQLSDGTRRPSIKDLTLNVLLPAEALTLLKAGQYVGDGSKADICRQYQVWVNDQWAAFIQVIYEYCHQRWHYLVPESAIERQQLRLLCQQALGFENHFLTQYKDYILNQLPEAEPWLQDYCIQRLGRLIYRDQRVNNLLETLKSLNKSETASDVLSPQP, encoded by the coding sequence ATGGCTGAAGTTGATCAGATTTTAAGAAGTCTGGTAAGTATTATTGCAAGCTATTTTCCAGGTCGAGTTCGAGGCCAGTATTTAGTTGGTAGCTATGCAACAGGAACCACGATCGCAACCAGCGATCTCGATATTGTTGTCGTGCTTAAAGAGCGCTTACAGCCCAGCGAAGTAGAACAAATCCCTCAGGTGCGCGCAGCCTGTCAGCAGCAAAGCGCAATCTCAATTGACCTGAAATTTATAGAAGAAACTCACCTGCTTGAAACTGGTGGGGTTAAATTTCAGACCCACAGCCGCTGTTTATGGGGTGAAGATATTCGCGCCTCGGTGCCGCTAAAGCCCATTGACGCTCACATTCGAGACTCAATGCATGGCCAATATTCGCTGTTTGCACGGGTTAGAGGTAATCCAGAGCATTTAGTATTCCCGTTGGACTACCCTGATCCTGAGGGTGAATTTTACGGGTATGACTGGCGTCCCGTTCAGCTCTCTGATGGCACTCGTCGCCCAAGTATTAAGGACTTGACCCTGAATGTATTGTTACCTGCAGAAGCTTTGACTCTACTGAAAGCTGGTCAATATGTGGGGGATGGGTCAAAGGCCGATATCTGCAGACAATATCAAGTCTGGGTGAACGATCAGTGGGCGGCTTTTATTCAAGTAATTTATGAATACTGTCATCAGCGCTGGCATTACTTAGTGCCAGAAAGCGCTATCGAACGGCAACAGCTGCGATTGCTCTGTCAGCAAGCATTAGGATTTGAAAACCATTTTCTTACTCAATATAAAGACTATATTTTGAATCAGCTCCCCGAGGCTGAACCTTGGCTGCAAGATTATTGCATTCAACGTTTAGGTCGCCTGATTTATCGTGATCAGAGAGTAAATAATTTGTTAGAAACGCTCAAATCGTTGAATAAATCTGAAACCGCTTCAGATGTTTTAAGCCCTCAACCTTGA
- a CDS encoding PDZ domain-containing protein: MIPRRYQFWLKSLILTGFISVALGILPGAIAPAPSAQPDVFEAAWETVNEHFYDPDFNGVDWAAVGEQYRSRVAQASSRSEKAAVINEMLAELQTSHTYLYTADEPAYYQLLGIFYPRSSDLQAELQETFPEGKIEYVGIGIVTQEIEGQTFVKAVLDGSPAAAAGLQVGDQILSVAGQPFQPIQSFVDQADQPVSLQIQKSSDADTQQTITVTPQRYDGVTMFLDAMADSIEVIETAGQKIGYVHIWSYAGEQYQRKLEDELLYGRLREADALVLDLREGWGGAPLTALNFYTARGPSVTNISRSGQETTYHSQWKKPVVMVANEGSRSAKEILAYGFQQYDIGPVVGSTTAGAVIAGRPFVLPGGYLLYVAVADVYVDEAVRLEGVGVTPDVDVPLPLPYAQGADPQKEQAIATALELLDP; this comes from the coding sequence ATGATTCCCAGACGCTATCAGTTTTGGCTTAAAAGCCTTATCCTCACGGGTTTTATAAGTGTTGCCTTAGGCATCCTACCAGGGGCGATCGCCCCTGCCCCATCGGCCCAGCCTGATGTGTTTGAGGCTGCTTGGGAAACCGTCAATGAGCACTTTTACGATCCCGACTTCAATGGCGTAGACTGGGCTGCCGTAGGAGAGCAGTATCGATCACGGGTGGCCCAAGCCTCTTCCCGTTCGGAAAAGGCTGCTGTCATTAACGAGATGCTTGCTGAGCTGCAGACGTCTCACACTTATCTATACACTGCTGATGAACCGGCATACTATCAGCTCCTCGGCATTTTTTACCCGCGCTCGTCTGACCTGCAAGCTGAGCTGCAAGAAACCTTTCCAGAGGGCAAAATCGAGTACGTAGGGATCGGCATCGTAACTCAGGAGATAGAGGGGCAAACTTTTGTCAAGGCTGTATTGGACGGCAGTCCAGCCGCGGCAGCGGGGCTTCAAGTCGGTGACCAAATTCTCAGTGTGGCTGGTCAACCTTTTCAGCCCATTCAGTCATTTGTAGATCAGGCAGACCAGCCGGTGAGTCTGCAGATACAAAAATCGTCAGATGCCGACACTCAGCAAACCATTACCGTCACGCCTCAGCGATACGACGGTGTCACAATGTTTCTCGATGCCATGGCCGATAGCATCGAGGTCATCGAAACAGCAGGGCAAAAGATCGGCTATGTTCACATCTGGTCCTACGCCGGAGAGCAGTATCAGCGCAAGCTTGAAGACGAACTGCTTTACGGTCGTTTGAGAGAGGCTGATGCCCTCGTGCTGGATTTAAGAGAAGGGTGGGGAGGCGCACCGTTGACTGCCCTCAATTTCTACACGGCGAGAGGTCCGAGCGTCACGAATATTAGTCGCAGTGGCCAGGAGACAACTTATCACAGCCAGTGGAAGAAGCCGGTGGTCATGGTGGCTAATGAAGGGAGCCGCAGCGCGAAAGAAATTTTGGCCTATGGTTTTCAGCAATATGACATTGGGCCGGTGGTGGGCAGCACGACGGCAGGTGCAGTTATTGCCGGGCGCCCCTTTGTACTGCCAGGGGGGTACCTGCTGTATGTTGCGGTGGCCGATGTTTATGTTGATGAAGCTGTGCGGTTAGAAGGGGTTGGGGTGACGCCCGATGTGGATGTCCCCTTGCCCTTGCCCTATGCCCAGGGGGCCGACCCCCAAAAAGAACAGGCGATCGCAACCGCCCTAGAATTGCTCGACCCCTAA